ATCATTTAAGGGCGAAGCGGATTTTCTTGGCAAAGGAGTAAGTTATTGTGCTACATGTGATGGGGCTTTTTATAAAAATAGAGAAGTTGCAGTTATTGGAGTGAACAAGGAGGCAATTGAAGAGGCAACAGTTCTAACTAAATTTGCATCAACTGTGCATTGGATTACATCAAGTGATCCTAAATCAGATAATGTAGAAGCTATGGAATTGATGGATAATTCAAATATAAAACATTGGAGTAGAACAAGATTATTGGAAATATTGGGCGATGATATGGGTGTGAATGGGGTTGTTGTAAAAAATAAACAAGAAGAAAATCCTATCAATTTAAATTTAGATGGAGTGTTTGTCTATATGAGTGGTTCAAAGCCGATTACTGATTTTTTAGGGGACCAAATTGCTTTAAAAGAAGACGGAGGGGTTATTGTTGATGACTTTATGTCTACAAACTCTGATGGAGTATGGGCTATTGGAGATATAAGAAATACACCATTTAAGCAAGCCGTAGTTGCAGCTTCTGATGGATGTATTGCTGCAATGTCAATTGATAGGTACTTAAATAGTCGAAAAAATATAAGAGTAGATTGGATTCATTCTTAAAAATAAATATTGCTTCTTTAATTTAAAGGGGTGTTGCTTCAGAAATATAAGCGACTCCTCCATAGTAGCTTAAATCGTCCCTGATGTTATCTCTCATTTTATCTATTAATTCTTGCTCACAAAAAACAATTACATGAGCATTTGCTCCTAATCCTGTAAATTCCATATCTTCAGTAACAACTCTTTCAGGCCCTCTGCCTGTGGCGTGTTTCATAACTGTATATCCAGGAACATTTGCTTTTTCTAATGTTTTAATGATTGCATCTAGTTCTCTTTCACTAAATATCAAGTCTAATCTTTTCATTTTTATAAGGAGGATAATGGGATAATGGTATTTACTAAACTCATATATATGGGAATGCCAAGAACTATATTGAATGGGAAAGTTAGACCTAGTGTAGTTGAAATATAATAACTAGATTTAGCTTCTGGAACTGTCATCCTCATCGCTGCGGGGACTGCTAAATAAGAAGCGCTTGCACATAAAACCACAAATAACAGCGCGTTGCCAGGTCCTAAAGATAAAAATCTTGCGACGAAAACACCAATAAATGCATTAAATAAAGGCATAAAAATGGCAAAGCCAATCAAGAATGAACCCGCATTCTTCAGTCTCGGTAATCTTTGAGCAGCGACTATTCCCATATCTAACAAGAAGAAGCATTCTGCTCCATAGAATAATTGTCCAGTAAAAGGCTCCATTTTCGCAATCCCTGAGGGATTACTAGAAGCAGTGAGAAATCCTACAATTAAGCTTGAGAGCAATAAATAAACTGATCCATTCAAAAGTGATTCGTGTAATATTGCGCTTAGATGCATTTTTCTTGATTTTGGTCTATTTTTTGGGGCTGCAAATTTCACAAGTAATAATCCAACAATTATTGCAGGAGATTCCATTAAAGCTAAGGCGCCAACCATAAACCCATCAAAGGCTATTTTTTGACTTTCCAAAAAACTTTCTGCAGAAATAAATGTAACAGCACTAATTGAACCGTATGCTGCTGCTATTGCGGCTGAATTAAAGACATCAAACTTATATCTTAAAATTAAAAATCCAATAAGCGGGATTACAAGTGACATCAGTATTGCAGCACTTAAAGTAGGCAATACTTGATCTGTAAACCCACTTTTCTGTATCTCTATACCTCCTTTAAAACCAATAGCTAGTAACAGATATAAGGAGAAAAGTTTAGGTAATGGAGCTGGTATTTCTAAATCAGATTTAAAGAGTACTGATATTGCTCCAATCAAAAAGAAAAGAACTGGCGGGGCTAATACATTTTGCAGAATTGGATTTATTTCCATAAATTACTAGGTTATTTCATTTAGAGCAGTTTCTAAAGCTTCTTTTCTTGTTTCAATAATGCCTTCAACACCAAACTTAGCTAATCTATCTTTTACTTTTTCGTTAGCACCAGCAACAAATGCTTTTCTGGAATTATTTTTTGCTTCTTGCATCATATCCTCTATTGCCAGAGTCGCAGTAACTCCAAGTCGTGGTACATCAGTGATATCTAATATCAAAACTTTGTAGTTTCTTACAAGCATCATTCTCTCAGATATTCCTTTGGCTGCTCCAAAACTAAGTGGTCCTTTAAGTCTAAATAGCATTACCTCGCCTGAGCATCTATCTAGAAGTGCTTTTTCATCAGCAGGCAAAGCATTTTTTCCTTGCTCATCTTCTGATAAAGGATTATCCTCGTCCATACCTTCTAGTTGAGTTTCGGTTATTGAATCAATAGTGAGCATATTTGCTATGAATACACCTACTAAAACTGCCCAAATTAAATCCCAAAAAACAGTCATTAATAGTACTCCGTACATTACTACTGATGTTTTTAAAGATAATTTGTGAGCCCTCCTTAAGAATCCCCAATCAATAATATCTAGGCCTACTTTTATAAGAATTCCTGCTAGCAATGCAGTTGGTATTTGCTCAGCTAAAGGTCCTGCACCAACTAAAACTATCAACAACACAACCGAGTGAACCATACCAGAAAGTGGAGTTGATCCTCCAGATTTAACATTTATAACAGTTCTCATTGTTGCTCCTGCTCCAGGTAAACCTGAAAATAGACCTGCAACAGCATTTCCTATGCCTTGACCTATAAGTTCTCTATCAGAATTATGTTTTGTTTGAGAAATATTGTCTGCTACTAGAGATGTCAGTAAGGAGTCAATTGCGCCAAGTACTGCTAGGACCAATCCTGCTTTGAAAATAATCGGGAAATATTGATTAAAACTTGGGAAATTTAAAGATGGAACTCCCCTAGGGATTTCTCCAATTCTATCAATAGCTCCATCTCCAAAAATTAATATTGATATTGGGGTAACTATCAATAGGGCCAAGAGAGGAGAAGGAACCCACTGACTTATTTTTCTAGGAGTAAGAAATACTATACCTAGTGTCATTATTGCTACTCCAATAGCAGCACCATTGGGCTGGAAATTTGAAAATACAGTAGTTAAAGATTCTACAACTCCACCTCGAGTGCTAATTCCGAGTAATGGACCAATCTGAAGCGCAATGATTATTACTCCAATACCAGACATAAATCCTGAAACAACAGAATATGGAACTAAAGTAATGTATTTACCTAATTTTAAAATTCCGAATAATATTTGCAGCAACCCGCCAATGACCACCGCTGCCATAACTAAAGGTAAAATTTGTCCTGCAGAAAGATCTCTTGGAACCCCTACTGCTGCTAAGCCTGCTACTACACCTGCAACAGTTACACTCATGGGACCGGTAGGTCCACTAACTTGAGCAGGTGTTCCGCCGAATAATGCTGCTAAAAAACCAACTACTACTGCTCCATATAGTCCATAAATTGCTCCGCCCGGTCCTAACGCAGCATTACCAAAAGCAAGAGCGAGAGGTAAAGCAACCACAGCGGCTGTGATGCCTCCAAGAATATCGCCTCTTACATTTTTTAGATGAAATCCATTAATTATTTTCAAAGATGCTCTCCTTAAAAGAAATACTTAACTAAAAGATATTATCTCTTAATGACGTAAATTTGTGAAAAATGAAGTTTGAGCAAAATATTTTTGTAACTTTTTATTTTAGATACAGTGGAATTAAGTTAATTTTCCTGAACAAAATGAGTCTCTGATTGATTTAAGTGTGAGATGAGCGATTAATGTATTAGATAAATATTTTTTAATTTAAATAATATTCAAATGAAATCGATTATTCGTCCAAGAAGATTAAGAAGGTCTGAGGCAATTAGAGAAATGGTAAGAGAAAACCATCTAAAAGCTTCGGACTTTATATATCCATTATTTATTCATGAAAAAGATTTTAAAGAGGAAATTTCGGCAATGCCAGGAACTTTTAGATGGGATATGAATGGCTTAATAAAGGAGGTCACTAGGGCATGGGAATTGGGAATAAGGTGTATTGTTCTTTTTCCAAAAATAAACGATAGCTTAAAAACTGAAGATGGAGCAGAGTGTTTTAACGAAGATGGTTTAATTCCTAAAGCTATTCAAATATTAAAAAAAGAGATTCCAGAAATGGCAATAATGACAGATGTTGCCTTAGACCCTTACTCGTGTGATGGACATGATGGGTTAGTTGATGAAACTGGAAAAATATTGAATGATGAAACGATTGAAATTTTAAAAAAACAAGCTTTAACACAAGCAAGAGCTGGAGCAGATTTTATTGGTCCTAGTGACATGATGGATGGGAGAGTTGGAGCAATCAGAGCTTCTCTTGATACTCAAGGATTTACTGATGTAGGTATTATTAGTTACACAGCAAAATATTCATCTGCTTATTACGGTCCATTTAGAACTGCTTTAGATTCTGCTCCTAGAGAAAATAGTAAGAAAATAATTCCAGATAATAAATCTGGATATCAAATGGACCCTGCCAATTCAAAAGAGGCTTTAATTGAATCTGCATTGGATCAGTATGAAGGAGCTGATATTTTGATGGTAAAACCAGGAATTTCATACTTGGATATTGTTTATAGATTAAGCACTTTTTCAAATAAACCTATAGCTGCATACAACGTTAGTGGGGAGTATTCCATGGTAAAGTCCGCTGCTATGAAGAACTGGATTAATGAAAAAGATATTGTATTAGAAACATTGCTTAGTTTTAAAAGAGCAGGAGCAAAATTAATACTCACTTATCATGCTTGTGATGCATCTCAATGGTTGCAGGATACTTAAAAACTCATTATTAACTAAAATTTGGTTTATTCTTAGATAAGTAATAAATTAACTGCTTTGTTTTGAAGTTTTCACAAGGAGTAAATAGGATTGGTCACATTGCACTTAGAGTAGAGAATCTCGAAAGGGCGAAATCTTTTTATATTAAGCTTGGAATGAAGTTGGTTTGGGATGATAAAGATTGGTCTTATTTAGAAGCTGGTAAAGGGAGGGATGGCCTTGCGTTGTTAGGCCCTAGTTACAAAGCTGCAGGACCTCACTTTGCTTTTCATTTTGAAAATAAAAAAGAAGTGGAAAATATTCAAAATGATTTAAAAAATTCTGGTGTAAAAGTTGGTCCTTTACATGAGCATAGAGATGGAACAGCATCTTTTTATATGAAGGATACTGAAGGAAACTGGCTTGAGATGCTTTATGTTCCTCCTGAAGGGATTCAATCGAATGTTTGATTCTTTTTTTTTGTATGCAAGAGAAAAGTTTTTCTAAAAAATTATATTCAGATAACACCTTAGAAGAAGAATCTATAAACCTTTTAGAGTGGGATTCATTAAAAACGCATTTATCTTCATTTGCCTCAACGAAAATGGGTAAAAGATCGATTTTAGGTTTTGGCATTCCTTCAGAATATGAATCATCTAAAAGACTTTTGAAGGAAACTGTTGAAATAAATGAGCTAGAAAATAATTTAGATAAATCAATTAGTTTTTCTGGTGTTTTTGATATTAGTAGAAATATTGAAATTTGTTCCAAGGGAGGTGTAATTTCATCTTCTGAATTGTTAGAAATAGCGAAAACAATTGCTGCAGCAAGAATTTTAAAAAAAATCTTATTAGATTTTGAACAAAGGCCTTATATTTCATCATTTACAAAAAATTTAATTGACCATCAGAATATCGAAAGGATTTTTAAAAAAGGCATTGAATCCAATGGAAGGATTTCAGACAATGCTAGTAATGAGCTATCTATTCTGAGAAAAGAATTATTATCTAAGAAACTCGAAAGAAAAATATTAGTTGAGAAATTTATTCAAAAGAATTTAGCTTATTTACAAGATACTACTATTGGAGATAGATATGGTAGACCAGTTTTAGCAGTAAAAGTTAATTATGTAGATAGATTCAAAGGCATCATTCATGACTCTTCCTCTTCAGGAAATACAGTATATTTTGAACCCGATAGTGTAGTCACAAAAGGGAATAAGATTGCTTCTTTAGAGGCTAGGATCACAGCAGAAGAATTTAAATTACTTAAGAAATGGTCTCAAGTTGTTAGTGATAATTCAGAAAATCTTATCGAAATGGCATCCATTTTATTGAGATTAGAAAATGCTCAAACT
This region of Prochlorococcus sp. MIT 0604 genomic DNA includes:
- a CDS encoding VOC family protein, with product MKFSQGVNRIGHIALRVENLERAKSFYIKLGMKLVWDDKDWSYLEAGKGRDGLALLGPSYKAAGPHFAFHFENKKEVENIQNDLKNSGVKVGPLHEHRDGTASFYMKDTEGNWLEMLYVPPEGIQSNV
- a CDS encoding SulP family inorganic anion transporter, with protein sequence MKIINGFHLKNVRGDILGGITAAVVALPLALAFGNAALGPGGAIYGLYGAVVVGFLAALFGGTPAQVSGPTGPMSVTVAGVVAGLAAVGVPRDLSAGQILPLVMAAVVIGGLLQILFGILKLGKYITLVPYSVVSGFMSGIGVIIIALQIGPLLGISTRGGVVESLTTVFSNFQPNGAAIGVAIMTLGIVFLTPRKISQWVPSPLLALLIVTPISILIFGDGAIDRIGEIPRGVPSLNFPSFNQYFPIIFKAGLVLAVLGAIDSLLTSLVADNISQTKHNSDRELIGQGIGNAVAGLFSGLPGAGATMRTVINVKSGGSTPLSGMVHSVVLLIVLVGAGPLAEQIPTALLAGILIKVGLDIIDWGFLRRAHKLSLKTSVVMYGVLLMTVFWDLIWAVLVGVFIANMLTIDSITETQLEGMDEDNPLSEDEQGKNALPADEKALLDRCSGEVMLFRLKGPLSFGAAKGISERMMLVRNYKVLILDITDVPRLGVTATLAIEDMMQEAKNNSRKAFVAGANEKVKDRLAKFGVEGIIETRKEALETALNEIT
- a CDS encoding NAD(P)/FAD-dependent oxidoreductase yields the protein MEIIESDVVIIGGGPAGCTCALYTSRSNLKTVILDKNPSVGALAITHQIANYPGVPVDISGEKLLTLMREQAVQYGTDYRRAQVFGIDASGEWKMVYTPEGTFKAKALVLASGAMGRPASFKGEADFLGKGVSYCATCDGAFYKNREVAVIGVNKEAIEEATVLTKFASTVHWITSSDPKSDNVEAMELMDNSNIKHWSRTRLLEILGDDMGVNGVVVKNKQEENPINLNLDGVFVYMSGSKPITDFLGDQIALKEDGGVIVDDFMSTNSDGVWAIGDIRNTPFKQAVVAASDGCIAAMSIDRYLNSRKNIRVDWIHS
- a CDS encoding nitrogen regulatory protein P-II (GlnB, GlnK); amino-acid sequence: MKRLDLIFSERELDAIIKTLEKANVPGYTVMKHATGRGPERVVTEDMEFTGLGANAHVIVFCEQELIDKMRDNIRDDLSYYGGVAYISEATPL
- the hemB gene encoding porphobilinogen synthase, which gives rise to MKSIIRPRRLRRSEAIREMVRENHLKASDFIYPLFIHEKDFKEEISAMPGTFRWDMNGLIKEVTRAWELGIRCIVLFPKINDSLKTEDGAECFNEDGLIPKAIQILKKEIPEMAIMTDVALDPYSCDGHDGLVDETGKILNDETIEILKKQALTQARAGADFIGPSDMMDGRVGAIRASLDTQGFTDVGIISYTAKYSSAYYGPFRTALDSAPRENSKKIIPDNKSGYQMDPANSKEALIESALDQYEGADILMVKPGISYLDIVYRLSTFSNKPIAAYNVSGEYSMVKSAAMKNWINEKDIVLETLLSFKRAGAKLILTYHACDASQWLQDT
- a CDS encoding sodium-dependent bicarbonate transport family permease; this translates as MEINPILQNVLAPPVLFFLIGAISVLFKSDLEIPAPLPKLFSLYLLLAIGFKGGIEIQKSGFTDQVLPTLSAAILMSLVIPLIGFLILRYKFDVFNSAAIAAAYGSISAVTFISAESFLESQKIAFDGFMVGALALMESPAIIVGLLLVKFAAPKNRPKSRKMHLSAILHESLLNGSVYLLLSSLIVGFLTASSNPSGIAKMEPFTGQLFYGAECFFLLDMGIVAAQRLPRLKNAGSFLIGFAIFMPLFNAFIGVFVARFLSLGPGNALLFVVLCASASYLAVPAAMRMTVPEAKSSYYISTTLGLTFPFNIVLGIPIYMSLVNTIIPLSSL